In Carya illinoinensis cultivar Pawnee chromosome 6, C.illinoinensisPawnee_v1, whole genome shotgun sequence, a single genomic region encodes these proteins:
- the LOC122312356 gene encoding zinc finger protein ZAT10-like gives MALEALNSPTTVTPFNYEDDVERQYAEPWTKRKRSKRPGRVETEEEYLALCLIMLARGGNTGEITSQTQQNQSPPQPPALKLSYKCTVCNKAFSSYQALGGHKASHRKSAEAATAKITANDNNHPSTSSSSGTAAVTSGKTHECSICHKTFPTGQALGGHKRCHYDGGNSHSNINVNTNANSGVTSSEGGGSSLCQSHHRCFDLNLPALPDFWLDRKSSQLLAEQEVESPLPTKKPRLFLMSPDDVVSSQD, from the coding sequence ATGGCCTTGGAAGCTCTGAATTCTCCCACCACTGTTACTCCTTTCAACTACGAAGACGACGTCGAGCGTCAATATGCGGAGCCATGGACGAAGAGGAAACGCTCCAAACGACCCGGACGCGTCGAGACCGAGGAAGAGTACCTCGCCCTCTGCCTCATCATGCTCGCCCGGGGCGGCAACACCGGCGAGATAACCTCTCAAACGCAACAAAACCAATCGCCGCCGCAGCCGCCGGCCTTGAAGCTTTCTTACAAGTGCACCGTCTGCAATAAAGCCTTCTCTTCCTACCAAGCCCTCGGCGGCCATAAGGCCAGCCACCGCAAGTCCGCCGAAGCCGCCACGGCCAAGATTACCGCCAACGACAACAATCACCCGTCAACTTCCTCCTCCTCCGGAACCGCTGCCGTCACGAGCGGCAAGACCCACGAGTGCTCCATCTGCCACAAGACCTTCCCCACGGGCCAGGCCTTGGGAGGCCACAAGCGCTGCCACTATGACGGTGGCAATAGCCATAGCAACATAAACGTCAACACCAACGCCAACAGCGGCGTGACCTCCTCTGAAGGCGGCGGCTCCAGTCTCTGCCAGAGCCACCACCGTTGCTTCGACTTGAACCTGCCGGCCTTGCCCGACTTCTGGCTCGATCGGAAAAGTAGTCAGCTTTTGGCGGAGCAAGAGGTGGAATCTCCTCTGCCAACAAAGAAGCCGCGTTTGTTCTTGATGAGTCCGGACGACGTGGTTTCCTCCCAAGATTGA